A stretch of the Danio rerio strain Tuebingen ecotype United States chromosome 18, GRCz12tu, whole genome shotgun sequence genome encodes the following:
- the ch25hl1.2 gene encoding cholesterol 25-hydroxylase-like protein 1, member 2 has protein sequence MTLAHIFQTIWDFGTKDSVLQPIWDYVRLNHSETLRSPLFPVVLTVSSYFVLVLPYLSCDILGRKWPAIYRYKIQPDKLPTTAMLLHCSGVTLYNHILLVIPAAVAQWMWRPPIPLPEQAPTLLELVGGVTGNLLLFDLQYFIWHFLHHKIRWLYVTFHAIHHNYSAPFALATQCLGGWELVTVGFWTTLNPVLLRCHLLTTWMFMVVHVYVSVEDHCGYDFPWSTSRLIPFGVYGGPSKHDVHHQKPNTNFAPHFSHWDKMFGTHADFRFSKPRE, from the coding sequence ATGACACTAGCACACATTTTTCAGACAATTTGGGACTTTGGGACGAAAGACTCTGTTTTGCAGCCTATTTGGGACTACGTGCGACTCAACCACTCAGAGACCCTCCGGTCTCCTCTCTTTCCAGTGGTTCTTACCGTATCGTCATATTTTGTTCTTGTCCTGCCGTACCTTTCTTGTGATATCTTGGGAAGGAAGTGGCCAGCCATTTACCGCTACAAAATCCAACCTGACAAGCTGCCAACAACTGCAATGCTCCTTCACTGCAGTGGAGTGACTCTTTATAACCACATCCTTCTGGTGATTCCAGCAGCAGTCGCACAGTGGATGTGGAGACCTCCGATTCCCCTTCCCGAACAAGCACCTACTTTACTAGAACTGGTTGGTGGAGTAACTGGAAACCTTCTTCTTTTTGACTTGCAGTATTTCATCTGGCACTTCTTGCACCATAAGATTCGCTGGCTGTATGTGACTTTCCATGCCATCCATCATAATTATTCTGCCCCCTTTGCTCTGGCCACACAGTGCCTTGGAGGATGGGAGTTGGTGACGGTGGGCTTCTGGACCACCCTCAATCCCGTCCTGCTGAGGTGTCATCTGCTCACCACCTGGATGTTCATGGTGGTCCACGTGTACGTGTCTGTGGAAGACCACTGTGGATACGATTTCCCTTGGTCCACATCTCGTCTGATCCCATTTGGTGTTTATGGAGGTCCGAGCAAGCATGATGTGCACCATCAGAAGCCTAATACTAACTTTGCACCTCATTTTAGTCACTGGGATAAAATGTTTGGCACTCATGCTGATTTTAGATTTTCTAAACCTCGGGAATGA